Genomic segment of Panicum virgatum strain AP13 chromosome 9N, P.virgatum_v5, whole genome shotgun sequence:
acaaaaaaaaacatatatcaCATTGACATTCACGCAAATCACCAGTACATGACAAAGGATGAAAGGAACAACAGAAATAGTTTGGTTGCCGTTAAGAATGGCAAGCTTATCTATACGAGTTACTACTAATTACATATCATTACAACAAACCCACGTCACAGGGGTGGTGGAACAGTGAAACGAatacaaaaaagaagaagaaaaaaagaagcatTACATGGCCGGAAAAGGTGGGTCATAAAAAAACTGGAGCTAGACATTGCAGCTCTCTTGATGTTACATGAGTATCTCATTTCTGAGACTGCCGCTGCAAAGGTGTTGCCTTCGACGGAGCATTTGGGGAGACCTTCCCAAGAACGTTCAAAGCCTTCATCCGTTGCAGTTCTTTCCCTGCAAACCAGTGTTACTGTGTGATGCAATGATACACGGATTTTTAAAATGAAAACATGAACTAGGTTTTTTTTTATGGTATGAACTAGGTTAAAGTAAAGCGTCACTATATCACAAAAATGTAACTCAAAATCACAATGGATGTCTGTTTGTTTAGTTAGATGACAGATCAAGTGTAAATATGGATATCAGATATAACCAGTACCATCTGTGGTTGCTAGATACTACAGAGTACAGAGTACAGAAAGAAAGCATTACAACTTGTTAAAGTGACTTAGAAGGGATAcatcaaaccggtcaaatccTGGATACACAGGGCATCAAAACTTTGCAACTCGTACAAAGCTAATGCAACCCATTGTGCTTAGACACATACTGACACTGAAGCTCCAAAGTTGCTGAAGGCACAGGCAACGGTAAAAATGATTGAAGGGAGGTGGGCAGGTGGCAGCATAGTATGTACTCCAATGGAGGGAGGGAGCTTAGGCAGCATAGTATGTACTTCAATGGACAAAGTATATATAGGATGGGGATGCATGGGGCATGCCACATATAGGGTAGGGAAAAACTATTGAGATGCAAAAGCATATGCTGTGCGACAAGACAGTGTAAACGAAATGACCATAAccttcaatatggcaagaaaaGTAAGAATAACAGTAATATATCACCTTCCTCCACTAGGAGATGTATTGCCCTTTTCTCCAGCTCAATCGCATGCATGCTTCGCCCAGCTGCCGAAAGGGACCTAAGCTCTGAAATTAACAGAAGGGAATCAGTATTATACGAGGGGAAATCTCAAAGTTACAAAGGTGTTAACAAACTTCTTACTTCGCAAATACCCCTCCTGGGTCGAATGATCACAGCTCTCCAAATATGTCTGTAATCGATTAAATCTCTCGTTCCAGTATTGTATGTTTAACGGTTTCACATCCTCTTGAATTGCAGTGCTAGAAGCAACTGGTGGCTCAGTTTTCTCTGGCACAATTTCTGGATTTATTTTTTCAGGAGATTTGGAAGATACTATTTCTACAGATTCAGCAACAGGAGATGCCACTTGAGGCCTGTTGGCCTCCTCATGTTGAACATCTTGGTGTGCCTCCTGCTCTTTTGCTTTGTCTCTTCCATTACCTTCCAACTCCTGAGAAGGGTTCACTTTACTATGCTCAGATTCTACTTTCCTTCTTACATAAACATTATGATATCCAGGATTTGAGGGAGTATCAGTCTGCAGCCGTTTGATGCCCACAGCCTTTCCAGGTTCTGTTGTAGGACCTTTATCTTTTGACATTGGAGAAATTCCTTGAGACATATTTACGATGTTTGCACCTTTCTCTGGCAAATCAATtgttgctgtttttttttggcTGACAATGCTACTTGCTTGTCTAGATGGCATGGCTCCTCCAATACATTGCTACACTATGGTTACCAATCTAAATGAAACCTGCAATGCATAAGACGCTTTCCATTCATAAGAGTATACGACGAACAAGGACCACAAAAGATAATGGTGAGTTGAAATAATGGCAAAAGGAAGTAGTAGGAAGGGAATTTTATATTCTTTTAGCCTGCTTTTAGTCTAAAATCTTAGTAATAGCAAATGTGAAGATAAATTTTAAGTAGTCCTTTCGGTCAGGCCAACGGGCTTGGCGTGATATGTCGGTTGGCTTGGCCTGACTAGGCTCTTCCGCTCTTGAGTTACAAATCAAGCCATTGGTGTGACCAAGTTGAGGGTCGTGCCGAACCTGTTGGGCATATCAAATGGGCCACTTCTTAAAACTTTAGTTCCGCATGTTATTAAACTGttagattgaaaaggccaaaaaaTAGCCTAGGAGGCATATATAGAAAAAAGGTCCTTACAGAAATTTTTATTTCATATGCCAGTGTACGTTTTACTTAGTAATTCATTTGGATGAACAGCATCTAAAGTAAAGATGAAAAACAGAACAATTCAGAACTACCACTGCACTTGCCTTTGAAACAATGACTTATTCTGTTTCTACTATGCTGTTCCAATCAAAATTTACAAATGACAATCAAATTAAATTGGCACAGAATCAGAAGTAAAAAATTACCCTTGTTTGTCAAATAATCAAGGACGAAAAGAACACAAAATTATCCAGAAATAATCTACTTAACACTTTTCATTGGATCGTCGATGATACAACAGTGGCTTTAATTTGAGAGAAACAGGTAAGAAACTAATATTTCTGGCAATTTTAGGACCCACAAAATATAGAAAATAAAGCTAACATTAAGCAAAGGTAAACCAGCCAGaacaagcaaagcaaatgaaaacTCCATTTTCAGTTTAAAGCAATGAACTATGCAAGGTTCCTAACAGTAATTATGCCAAATTGAGTAGTTAGCATTCTATCTTCACTCTTACATCAAAATACCATTCTACATGAGTCATAAATTATCTTGCTACTGTAAAATTCGGGCTCCTTTCATGATTACTCTATTAATTGGTTATGCCAATGCTAGTCCTGTCCAAGTAGCCACCCTCCCCAGACATTGTTTGCttctaagaacaaaaaaaacataAGAAAGTCAATAAAATTATTCTAATCTTCTTCAAACTTCAGCGCTTCATGCacacatgattttttttctccacTGTAAAAAACAAAGCAGTGAGTGGGATGACTCTCCACTGTGATTTTTTATTCAAAACATTCATGTCTATTTCCATACTGTTTTTGCTTTATTTGCTGGATTTTACTATTGGGTGGGTAAAATCTATGGTCGGACATATCCTGAAACTTTAGGCCAAATCCTCCACACACAACAGTTGCTATCTAAATGCATATGCTACATTAAAAACACGAATCAGATACAAATGAAAACACACTAAAAATATTCTGATGATTGAATAATGAAATCGACACTACCATGGTGCACAAAGTGTTTTGACAGGGGACTTggtattatatatatttttttcagcCAAGCTATAAATTGTGCGAAAATAGCAAGTTGCTAGTGTCTGCATGCTTAAAACTGAGCCCAtctaggccctgtttgtttccgtttTTCTGGACCTCGCTTTTTTGAGAATCAGGATTCTGATATAAGCCAGTTGTTTGGAGAATCGGCTGACTGGATAGGCTGGGTGTTTGATAATTCTGATTATTTTGAGTCGATTCTCTAAGTTGAGGCTGACTGGATAGGCTGGGTGTTTGGTAAAATATCTGAAATGCCCTTGAGGTTGATGGtatctatttttttttgctgaataCGAGCAGAATTCAATAATTCTTATATTTTTTGAGTATCTTGACTACATAATTATACTACTATTAGATCAAATAGATTAATACCACAAATATACCAATCGATGTGACCAGCAACACTGAATTCGACTATAGGATTATCAACTGTTCATGAATGATGACTGTGAGGACAACTCAAATTGTCCTTGGGCACAAAATCACATCACAGCATCCAATCGGCAAACGCAGCAGAGGGCCACCATTTCAACCTTAGTTTACATTTATCAGTTCCCAAAACTCAAAATCTCGTCTTCGAATGCCCCAAAATCTGCTACCAACGAAACTGCACCAGGGGGACTACCAAGCATCCTAGCATCCTAGAACCACCACACAGCTAACAGAGCAGCTGAGATGCAGGGGAAAAGCACCACATGCTCAGAAACCAGACAACGCGCACGTGCGAAACATCACGAGCGCCATAGGCACGAATCAGGACTCAGAAGGAAAGTATTTGGGTGGTTAAGATCAGGAGGACGTGGGCGGATACCTCCATGGCAGCAGGGtacaggaggaggagcggcagaGATGCAGGGGAAGGTACCTTGAGGTTGATGTTGGAGCGGGACGAGAGGACTGGGCTGAACTCGGGATCCTTCTGGATGGTCCGCCACTTATGGCCTACGCGCCGGAGCAGGGAGGAGGTGTGCCgaggggcggcggggaggggccgTCGGGGAGAGGGGCAGCCGAGGAAAAAGCGCGTCGCTTATGGGCTATGCGAGTTCTGGGCGCCGGTGTGGAGAATCAGGCTTCACGTTGTTTTCGGGCTTTCCTGGTAAGCGTCGGTCTAGAAAATCGAAAACTAATCAAAATATTTGGGTGGGCTTTTCGCTTATTTTCATCCAAAATCCGCTTATAAGCGAAAAGAAACAGGGCCCTAGCCGCCATGCTTAAATTGTCTTCAATTAAAATAAGAATTCAAAATGAAAAGGTGCATGTCATATGACTCGGTTGATGATTTTAGGAAACATTCCTGCAAACAATGAAAAAGTGCTAATATTAAAAATGTAATAGAAATTTCAAAATCTATGTTAAGCTCTTGCCATTTTCTGTTAACCCAGGAACAACAAGTAAAAGTCGAGTTATTTCTTATAATCAACATCCTCAAGCCAGCATCATTAGCGCTAAAAGAACAAACGGTACCTCTTTTAGAGCCTCTAACCACATCACCGGCAGAATACAGCAAGATAAACAACATAAAAAAATTGATTGCTTCCCTGTTCTGAAGCTAAAACTGATCCAAAATTTGTCCGAAAATAGCAAGTTCGTAGTGACTTGATACCAAAGCCAAGGCCTAACTAACTTGATTGTCTCTCCTTATACAAGAAATGTGAAGATTCTGCAGTGAACATCTTAACAAGCAGAAAAgtgaagtcgagtgatttcttaTAGCTGGCATCTCAAGCCAGCATCATTCATTTACAGACAAAATACACAATAGGTACTTATTTTAGAGCCTCCTGACCACTGCGGCAGcagaaaatgcaaaataaacaagaaaaatcAATATTTGATTGCTTCCCTATTCTGAACCTAATTAATGTGGAAGCAGGCGTAGGGCAAACACCACGTTTCACGCCTGAGGGATTAGAGTAGAGAGTAAAGACCACAGACCAGCAGTTGCCTATCCGAATGCAACAAGATATTTGCGTTCCACAAAAGGCCATCGCCCGACAGTCTAGTATTTCAATCCCTATGCATGCCATAGAAACACAGATAAATCGCAAGCAGGGCAATTCGAGGTCCGCTCACGAGCACAGACGATTTCACAGTAGAGCCAAGCGCTCCGTCAGGGGAGCGCGGAAACATGGCTGCGTTAGACAGATGGCGGGCGCGGGACACTCACCCGAGATCGGTGGAGGCGGGggacccgcgccgcgcgccgcggcggtggaTTTGGTTGACGGAGGAGCGGCCGCGGCAGGGGAGGTGATCCGAGGCCCGTCGGCTCCAAGGCGGGTTGGGGATGGAGGGACCCACGACCGAGGCCTCCAGATGacgggcgccggcgagggaggcggcggcgcggctgatCGGCGGAGAGGCGGATTGAGGAGACGGAAGGAGAATTGGGGGGCAGGCTGAG
This window contains:
- the LOC120691451 gene encoding uncharacterized protein LOC120691451, whose translation is MPSRQASSIVSQKKTATIDLPEKGANIVNMSQGISPMSKDKGPTTEPGKAVGIKRLQTDTPSNPGYHNVYVRRKVESEHSKVNPSQELEGNGRDKAKEQEAHQDVQHEEANRPQVASPVAESVEIVSSKSPEKINPEIVPEKTEPPVASSTAIQEDVKPLNIQYWNERFNRLQTYLESCDHSTQEGYLRKLRSLSAAGRSMHAIELEKRAIHLLVEEGKELQRMKALNVLGKVSPNAPSKATPLQRQSQK